GGAAAGAAAGGGGCTCCAATCCTCAACTGGGTCAAGTCGGGGCCTGGAACTACCTGGTTCCTGCAGTGTCAGCTGGCCAACCTCGAGGGGTCCCCTGGCCTTCAGCAGTCCAGGAACAGAGTCCAGATTCCAAGACTCTGCACCTGCCCTGGACTCCCCAAGAAGAAAAAAGCATCCCACGGGGCCCACGCCTGCCCTCAGCCACGTCCTGCTGCAAAGGAACCTCTCCTCACACCAAGATAGGCCTGCCTGGCTCAGCTCACAgtccagcgggggggggggggggggggagggttggaaACAGATGGCCTGAAGCCTTGCAGACCCACAGACTTCATTCACACCTGACAATTCTACCAGCCCTAAGCCACAGGTTCTCTGAGGGGTGTCTTGGAGCCTCTGGTGCTTAAATCTCTTCAAAGGAtttgctttaaaaagaagaaatgaaacaaacaaaaaaaaagactgggagcatgcctcaagtggtagaccactagtctAGCTAGCAAGCACAAGCCACAAGGCTTTGACTTCAAAccccatctcctctctctctctctctctctctctctctctctctcacacacacacacacacacacacacacggactggAAGGTACAAGAGGCAATAATTCCAGCACTTCTAAGAGGCAGCACAAACAGCCTGGGCCCTTCCTCCTGGCTTCCAGGTAAGGCCTAGGTTGCTACCtggaaggaggtggaggaggcatTTCCCTGTTCTTTCTGGATCCCATCTGGGAAGGGTGGGGCTGCCCCTGGGAGAGAGTCAGTGAGGCCCCACGGTGTCCACttttgggggtggaggtgggcccACCCTACAAGTTTTCTGTGAGGCTCCATCAGGAGCCAGCACATGAATAACACCTGGGCTGCTGAGGGCTGACAGCCAGCTCACTGCTGCTCCCCAGGGCACCAAGTCCATGCCTGCTCCATGCCCACCCCAGCACCAGCCATCCACAATACTGCCCACAGAGAAGGCCAGCTCCCCTGCTCCCAGGCCCTCACGGCACATAGAGACCAGGACAAAAACCACAGATGGACAGAGCTGGACACAGTCCTCAAATATCCCAGGGCTCCTCGACCTCTGGGCTCAGAGAGCAGGCTGACTAAAAGCAGAAAGAGTGGCCCCAAGAGGCCTGAAGGGCGGTCACTGTGGCAAGGAAAAGGCcccaaaaggaagaaggaatgcCAGCTTGGGGAGGTGACTAAAGGCAAAACCTGTTATTTAGAGGCTGAGATCGTGGTTCTGGGGAAGGCCAGGGTGGCCTGTAGATAGAGCCCGCCATACCTTCTGGCCAGAGTCGGAACCCAGGCTACCCACACGTGCCCAGTCGGACTTCAGCTCCCAGGGTTCACTGGCTGGCGGAAGCCCTCCGTGGGCCATCTCCTCTGTGCAGGTCAGCTGCCGCCGGCGGAGCTCCTCATCTGTCTCCTTGTCCACCACCAGCAACCGGGTCTGCCCTTCCACAGCCTTGATCCTCTGCACCACCTGGGATGGGCAGGGGATGGGAGAAGGAGTGGGTCAGCAGCCAACACCCTGGGCAGCTCATGGGCAGTGGCACCACTCTAGGCTGGCCCCAGCTCTCAAGCAGCAGAGAGAAGGCTGGTCTGCCAGGGGTGGGTGGCTGGACGAAGCCTGCGGGCTCCACCCTCCACCTCCAGGATCCagcagctccctccctcctccttcaccCTGAGCTCTTGACACTAGGGCTCAGGCTGCAAGGGCTTTGCAGTCTTCTTAGGGCCTTGCCCTGGGCCCAGGGTCTTGTCCAGTCAGGCAAGGAGCTGCTGCAGGACACAGCCAGAGGAGAGACCAACTCTGTCTAGACATGACAAAGACTGTGTCCCCCTGAGCTTCAGATTTTCAGCTGGTGAGCACCGGCCcatgtctgtgtgcatgcacatatgtgtgtacatgggcGTTCTTGTACATGCATCTGCTTGAAAGTCTGTCTTTCCTAGATGGCTTCAGAACAGAGGTGTCTCCTGGGGTCTCAGTGTGGATGCATGTGGGCCTGTGGCTGTCTTCCCCAGCAGTGCAGTGTGGGAGCCCAAGTCCCTGTCTAACCTGGGGCTTGACCCAATCCTCGTGAGACTGCAGAGGTGAACACCTGGACTTCTGGCTCTAGCATCCCACACATCCCAAAGCAGCAGGCCAGGAGAGTGGAAGGGGACACCGCTGGGACAGTGAAGCTTTATAGCTATCTGTGTGTGCCATGAGGTGTGGAGGGCATAAGGGCACCCATGGGGCATGCAGGTGTGCATCTGAGGGGAGAAGGAAGCACACGCTACCACAGGGATAAGGGTAACAACCCTACTCCGTCTCCCAGGTCCAGGGCACACAGATAGGGTCCCCACCATGTCACATGTCAACACATGGGAAAGCCTGACCCAGTCCCATCTTTGCAGGGAGTCcagtcttcctcctctctccggGTGGCCCACAGAACAACGGGGGAACCCAGCACTCCAACTAAGCCACTCACCCACAATCTCTGAGcatcaatttcctcatctgtcaagtCGGGGAGGGGGATCAAAGGACACATGTCCCctcagctgggaatgtagcttaatgttagagtgcttgcctagcatgcatatagctcagtaccacataaacagaaaatgccgcaagtggtgctgtggctcaactgttagagtgctagccttgagcaaaagaagctcagggacagtgcccagaccctgagttcaagccccaacactggccaaaaacaaaacaaaacaaaacaaaaaacaacgggCACACATCATGCCCTCCTGGGTGGCAGAAAAAGTCCCATATGATTCTGTGTATAAAGTTCTTAGAGGCTAGCACCCCAGAGGCCTAAGATAAGCAGGTGCACTTGGAGTGAGGGCAGGGATGACTGTTAGAGGCAGTACACACCACCCCTATCAGGCCCTCCCCATCTGTTGGGCCAAACCtctagcccaacccccacccTTCTTCAACAAGTAGCTAGCTCCAGAGGAAACTCCAGGTGGGAGATGGGACAGCAGGAGGTTGCATAGACAGGGccctgggagggtgggggagtaGACAGTTCAGTTCCTAGCCCAGCCAAGTACCAATCTGGTCCCTCCAGACTCCAGGGCTGTGAACACAGTCCAGTCATGGACTTGCTGTTGCTGTGAGGGACCCAGAGGACCCAGATGGAAAGGGCGGAGGGAGGCTGGACTCCAGGCAGGGTCTGAGGTGGGTCAGCCAGACagtggggagacagacagacacccaagGGAGCAGAAGctgcagagaggaggagggaaggcctTCCACAGCTGAGGAAGTTGGGCAATGGCACTTCAGGGCCACCAGGAATGTGCTGTCCCTAGGGTCAGTTCCACAGGACCCAGgcacggggggggaggggggcagggaggaggaaggcacGCTTGCACACCGTCTGTGACACTTTTGAGTACACATGGCCTAGTGTGCAGAGAGCAAATGCATGTCCAGCCAGCATACGTCAGGACATTCCTACACATGTGTGTCTGCAGACACACACAGGTTTGCCCTGGCCACGACTCCTCCCAGCTGGTGTGCACTCGCCCCATACCCACACACTTGCAGGTTCGCAGGCGACTGacccacaccacccccccccccctccagcccagcGATGGCTCAGAAGGCCAAACCAGCCCGAAGGAGCTTGGGCCGGGCCTGAGCAGCCGCAGTGCGGCCCCTCCGGGCCGggatgccccctcccccgcctcggcCAGGACTGAGCTTCCCAGCCGGCCAGGAGGAGCTCCACGGGCCAACCCTGACGCGCTGGAGCCACGCAGGGCCCCGCGCAACctcagcggggggcggggggggacacgGGCAGCCGGGGGCGCGCGGAACGACCGGGGATCGCGCggagggcgggcggccgggggtcctgaggaggatgggggggcgggcggcgggagatcgcgcggggggccggggagcaTAGCGCAGGGAGCGGGGATGGGGAGCGGCCGGCCGTATAccgcgcgggggtggggggccggggatCGCGcgtggggccgggggccgggacgCCCCCAGGCCGGGCCCCGCGGGTCGAGGGCGGGCGCGGGCTCCCACCTGGTGGTGCGTCTCGCCCTCCACGTTGACGCCGTTGACCTCGACCAGGCGGTCCCCGGCGCGCAGCGCGGCCGCCTCGGCGGGGGAGCCGGGCTCCACGCGCCGGATGAACTGTCCGCGGCGGCCCTTCTCGCCGTGCAGGTGGAAGCCGTAGCCCTGCTCGCCGCGCACCAGGCGGCACAGGCGCGGCCGCAGCGGCTCCCGCGCGGCCATGGCGCCCGCGGCTGCCCCCGGCCCGTGGCGCTCTCGGACGGCGGGAGAGGCGGGCGCGCGGGGACGGCGGGGGGCGCGacgcgggcggcggggggcgcggggaggaccCGGCGGCGGCCTCGGGGGCTCGGGCTCCGCTCCCGGCGCCTCCGGCTCGGGCTCCGGCCCCGCTCGGGCTGCGGCgccgcccccgcgcccgccccttccccgcccccgccccgtccaAGCCCCGCTGGCCGGGCCCCCGCCTCGGCCGCCCGCCAGCCCTGGCGGGGGTCGGTGTGCAGCGGGGATTGCAGGTCcggggaccccccgcccccccttccccgTCCCCAGGACGCTCTCTGCCTGCCTCCACTCGAGGCACCTCCCTGGTCCCAGCGCTTTCTTTGCCTTCTCTCCAGGAACATTTATTGGACACCTGCGTGGGCCCAGCAGAGGCGCTTCTGAGTTGGGGCACAGCTTGGAGATAAGGGCTCCAGGCCTTCGCCCACCACCCTGGACCGGCTCTGCCTgggcctcccttcctgtccctggaTCCAGATTCCCACTTGGACTCCTTTCTGCAGCCAGAGCTGAGCTTAGGACCCAGTGCAGTGCAGGACCAtctggaggtggggggcggggggggggggggactgactGCAGGGCAGGTGGCCTCAGTATCATCCTGAGTCCTTGGGGCAATGACTCCCTGCCCCTCTCAGGAAGTGTTTGTGGTCTTTGCCCTGCACATCATTAAACATCCTGCCCCCAGCATTCCCTGATTGCAGGAATGTGAGTTTATCTGGCTGAGACAAGGAGGGTCTTGGTGGCCTTCCTTCTGAACTGGTATAAAATGAGCTGAGGACTTCGGTCCCTGAACTCTGGGCAGTGGTCAGCGGCCCTGCATTAAACAAACCAGTGCAGGTCGCCCCTCCCCAGTCACCAGCCCTCCACCTCCCCAGCTTCCCCTCCTCTAGCATGACTGTCAGGCTTCACCCTTAACACCCAGTGACACACTGGTGACCATAATCACACACGTATACATTTCCCATCTCTTTGAGTGTAGGACACCCAAACAGCCCATTGTACAGCTTAGGACACGGAGGTGTGGAGAGGAAAGAGACCTGCATAAGGTTCTCCATCTCCAGGGTTGTGAGGCCACACTCCTTGCGTGGGCACACGGACAGCTGAGTCCCAggttcacccatccctccccagcATTCAGAGCCTTACACACCTGGTTTCCTGGGGCCATGCACGGCCAGCCCAGACAGTTTCCCATGTGGTCAGGAGAGTCAGGCTTCCATCTGTCctcgctcctctcctctcctctcccctcctctcttctcctctcctctgtctAGTGTCCTTGGGCCAGGTCTCCCCACCCATGCACAGAGCCTGCCTCTGGACAGCATCTTGGGCTGTGGTCCCTTGGGTGTCCACACCCCATCAGCTACCCCTAAAAGCCACTTAGGCTGCAGCTGAATGGCTGCTCCCTAACCTTACCTCTCTTCACAACTCCCAACTGATACTGTGTAGACTCTAGCTCAGCTGGCCTCCTCCTTCTGTGTGTCTAGAAGTTGCTTATCTGGCCCATTTCTGGCTTCCCTGAGCCCAACCAGGTGCTGATACCCATGGAGACTATGAGGAAGCATAGGTGAGGGATATATGTGACCAGCTTGGGGGTCATTCTCCAGCCACCAGGACCACCTCAGACCTGATGATTGCAGCTTTATAGCCACACTGAAGGGAGAAATCTCCAGGCTAGGGAGTGGGGGAATGAAGGGGACCCAGAGGCTGGACGGCAGAAGGATTGgagacctcagtttccccctccgtACAGCAGATTCCCAACCAGCCTTGGTCCCTCACTGACCTTCTGCAGCCTAGGGCTCAATGGCATCCTCTGGCCTGTGAATAAAGATTGGCCAGGGGGAAACCAGGCTGGAGGTAACAGCAATGCAGGACAGGATAGGTGGTGACAGTCAGTGACCAGGACACCACAGTCACAGGACACTGCAGTCATAGAGTAACAGCGAAAGAGGtcccaaagagaaaaggaggtgCCAAGGAAGGGACAGAGTAACAAGAAGGAAACATTTCAGAGTCACCAAGGAAGTACTGTGAGGCAGAGTGGGGTAACAGCATTTGAATAAAGGCAGCCAGAGAAGAAAGgatgggtgtcagtggctcactcctgaaatcttagctactcaggaggctgagatctgaggagcacagttcaaattaaccaccaaaaagccaaaagtagagctatgggtcaagcggtagagcactagccttgagcaaggaagctcagggacaggacccaagtCTAAATTCAAATCCAGTACAGGCATATAAATGTAAAGAAGATGGAAGATGACCATTAGAGACTCACAGGAAGAGCAAAGAGCCTGACATGGAGGGGAAgactctccctcccaccccccacccccttccaggcCTCCTCCCTAGCCAGCTTGGGACCTTAGGCTGAGCTTGAGACCCTGTCTGGGGGTGGAGCCATTAGTCTGATGCTGGGTAATGGCCCAGAGCATCCTGGGCAGGCACTGATTCCCTAATGGGCACTAATGGTCTAGAGAGCATCATCAAATCTTGCTTGAGGCCTCCTCCCTCAAACACACCACACCTCTCTTTGGAGCCCGAAATTGGAGCAGATGGAGCAGCTCaacaggagagagaagggaagacaaCAAGTACCGAAAAGGGAGGAGGGACCCAAGAGAAAGGCAGGAAACCCGCAGCCCCGGAGGCTGGGGTGGTCTCGCCCCGCCCGCTCCGCTAAGCCCCGCCCTCTccgctcaggccccgcccccgtccGGAGCCTGCAGTCGGTGGCAGTCGCCAGCAACAGCTGCAGTGCAGCGCCGCCTGGCGGGAACGCGTCGGGAGCTGCCCCAGGACCCGCCTCTCTGGGCTGGTCTTGGGGGTTTTCTGCAGGGTGGAGCTACGCTGAGGCTGATTTCCCTGGGGCTGGAAGTGACACCAAGGCTTAGAACTGGCCTGGGAGAAAGACAAGGAGAAGCTCCACCCCTGCACCTCCTACCTGCCACCCACCTCTCTCTAGGTTGAAGTACTTCCAGGCAACCTTGCTCCGGCTCTTGTGATCAAACTTATTCAAACATTTGCAGACTACTAGGCTGCAGGCGCTGGCCAGCACTGGGTAAACAGGGCTGAGACCCAGGGAAGTgggagagtgagtgtgtgtgtgtgtgtgtgtgtgtgtgtgttgaggtttTGTACCTTGGCCTAAACAAGAGAGGCCAAGGAGAGGCCCAGGAATAGGGAGGGCAGCCTGCAGAGGCCCATTTAACTCAGCTTGGGCCTTGGGATCCAGCCTGCTGGGTCTCTAGACTGTTCCCACAGACTGGAGCAGGAGGTagggcaggaagaagagaaaacaaacgcACTGAATGCAGATCCAGCCCAGTGGCCTGGCCTGAGACGGTGTAATTTATTACACCGACAGTGGGAAGCTCTTAAGGGGTTGTGTATTTGGAGGTGGCAAAATCAAGACATCGATGTTTTAAAAGGTCAGGTTTAGCCGGGCGCTGGTgagtcaagcctgtaatcctagctacaaaggaggctgagatctgagaattgtggttcaaaaccagctgggctataaagtccctgagactcttatctccaattaaccaacccaaaaccagaagtggagttgtggctcaaagtggtagagtgatagccttgagcaaaaaggctcagggatggcCCTcagcctgtgttcaagccccaactgaccaaaaaaaaaaaaaaaaaggtcaagttcattgggggggggggggaggaggcttgCAGGAGGGATTAAGTCCAATGTTCAGTGAAAAGCCCCTTGCCCCCTATGTCCAGGCAGGTAGAATGCTGCCTCACAGAGGAAGAGTTAGGATTTGGGGAGTAGGTTCAGAAAGAAGAGAGTGGGCCCACCTGAGGTCCCTAAGAATTGGGAGAGTAGGATAAAACAGGGTGAGTGCCCATGTCTAGGCCCCAGTAGGGAGGGGCACACAGCCTGAAGGTGAGAAGGAGCAGCCAGAGTAGAGATGGAGCCACCGGCCCTTCGTCCTTGCCGGGTGGCACTGGGAAAGACACTGTAACAGGGCCTGAGGAAGAGTCTGAGGGCAGCTGGCTTACGCCATGGTCACCAGGGCAGTTTGAGGTCCAGAGCCACTGTCAGAGGCCAGACTGGAACAGGTTGAAGAGAAAGCAGTGGGGCTCCAAGGGGCAGACTCTGAGCTGGAGGAACCCAGTGGGACAGAAACCCTTGTAAGTCAAATTGGCAAAGTATATTTATGTGGGGGCTGAAGCCAATGACTAGAAATGCAGGGAGATAGGGCTGGAGGTGTCGTTCAGGAGATAGGACTcacagccagtgagcaaaagcgtCAGGTATCAAGTTCAGTTCCCagtttcagacaaaaaaaaaatgcagggggGTAAAAGATGCCTTAGGGGTCCTTGAGAAGGTATCAGGAAGAAGCCAGCAGAAATCTCTAGTTGAGAGGAGGGAGAACACTGGAGGAGAAGTTGAATTTAATGCTTGGAGCCCAGCATGGTgccacacatctataatcccagcacttgggaggctgaggcaagaggacctTAAATTGGAGGGTAGGCTGAACTACATtacaagaccctgtttcaaaagcaAACACAATGTAGGACAGGTCTACAAGGGCTTCCTGGACAGAGGGCACCTGGTGATGCTGCTGCCCTGCAGGCTCtcccttctctgtgcctcagtggaTGGCATGGGACCCTCAAGGTCTGCCTTGTCCCTCCCCCAGGGGGTCCCTAAGAACCAGTGTGATGACCCCACCCCTTAAGAGACAGGGGAACACTGGTGGAAAAAGGGACCCAGGCCCCCACAACATCAGGTCAGTGCCTTGTACTACCCATTCTGCCCCCAATGACACAGACTGCTGCTGGTGGTGAgggcccccctccttcccctagcCACGGAGGGGGCTCTTGACATTTGCCAGTGCGTAGGTGCAGTTACGTGGGCCCTGAAGCTAGACCCAAAGTACACAGGAAAAGGGTCACGCGGGGGAGCGAGAATGAGGCTGAGTTTATTGACCAGGCTgtggggctgggtgggaggggtGCGCTGTGCATCCTGGAAGCCGAGGCTCCGGGGTCAGGCACCGGGGTGCTGCAGGTTGAGGATGCTTTCAGGGCAGTCCCGGAGTCTGAAAGGGGGCGGGCGAAGGCACTTTGAGCAGGAACCAGGGCTGGCCGGTGGATGCCTCTCCGAGGGCTCTAGAAAGAACAGATTGGGACTCTGTGAAAGGGGCCCTCCCCCACCGTGTCCAGGCTGCTAGGGTCTACCCAACTCAGCGTGGCGGAAAGCCTTGCTCAGAGCGCAGTGCGGGACTCCTAAGAGGCTCTGGGCACTGCCGTGCGCTCCGTCTCACACTCCCCAAGACCCCCTTGCCCCTGCCATCCTGGGCTCCTTTCCCACTCACCTGGCCAACCTCGTCGAGATCCCTGGGCAGGGGCCCTGCCTGCCACAGCTCCCGCCTGCGCTCTGGGGTGTGCGGGCTCCGGGACGCAAGGACAGCGAGCTCTGCCCCGGAGCGCCGGCGTCGCGCCTCCCACAACTCCTGCGCCcgggaaggaagcagaggaagagcGCTGCGAGCGGCGGGCACCGTGGCCAAGGTGTCCCAAGCCAGGGGCCCGGTGGCCTGGCGCAGCTCTCGGCGCCACATGTAAGGGGATCGGCGCAGCCCCATCAGCAAGCCGGCGGCACGGCCCACGGTGTGGTAGCGGGGACTCGCCACGTGCTTGTACCAGGCTCCGGTGTGCCCAGGCagcaagagcagcagcagcagcagcagggccaGCAGCAGCCGGCTCCTAGGAGCCCCCGGCCAGGGGCCCCGCACTCCCAGGATGGGCGCCAGGGCGCTTCTTCTTGGATGGCCCCCGGCGGGGAGGGCCTGGAACCGGGCCGTCTGGATCTGTGCGGCTGGGTCAGGCAGGAGGACAGGCAGGAGGAGAGTGGCGACCCCCGTGGTCCGACTATTAACAGTTGCAGTTGCatagccccgcccctcccgcccccacagCAACTGCGGGGGCTCTGGGAAGGCGGAGGGAGAAGGATggatggggagagaagaggggggtCCAGCTGCTAGAAGCTCTCGCTGAATGGGCCTCTGGCTAGAACTGCTCTTAAGGCTCCATTGGGAGGAGGAGTGCATCTGTTTACCCCACTCGTCCTACTccacctccttcccccaccccgaaCTACCCTAGAGAAACTCCTAGCACCCAGGTGGGCACACAGCACCCAGGTGGGCACACAGCGCCTGCAGGCAGATCACACCTGGAGAGGAGGAGGCTCAAAGTTccagtggaggggggggggggacaggagagTTACCGTGGGCCACATGGAGGGCTGTTCCTTGTCCTACCTAACAGCTCCTcaagcctcccccctcccaccagccCACTCCCCACTGCAGCAGGATGCACGCTTGGGAATCCCAACTTTGGTCCCATGGAGTCATCTGGTGATGGCTTGTGCCTCCAGGAGAAAGAAAGCCCAACTGACATCCGATGCAGGCCTGCCAAATTCCATTGCAGTCTATTTGGCCACCAACCCTCTCCCCCAAGACTACTTTCTCCAGTTAATTCACATGATTTTGGGTCTTAGCCAACAGCATATGACTTGCTTGTGCCCAgagctctttccttccctttctacctGGCAAACTCCAGCCACAGAACGTTTCTCCAGGCTGTTCAGACCAGAACAGCCCCAGCCCACAGGGCAGGACCAACGGATGCAGTCTTTTGTGACCCCAGCCCCAGATGAATCTGGCCTTCAGAATAATCAGACCTGACCCACCTCTTCCTCCAGAAGGTCCTAGAAAACTGGGGTCATCATAAAGTCCCTCACTTTTGGACTTCAAACAATACTAAGGATTAAGGGGAGAAGCAGGGAAAGCAACCTGTTCCCCAGGCAGGAGCACCCGGGGGTTCTGCCAATCCCAGTGGGGTCTACTAGAACCTGCAGCCATCCCCACAAAAACTACCCAGAACCCAGGAGAACTTAGCCCTGGAGCTTTGgctaagcatgtgtgtgtgtatgtgtgtgtagggaAAGAGGCAATAGTGTCACCACCttacttgcttccatttcctccttGAAACAGGGTGCTGATTGTGCTCATTGTATTATCTTGCTGCATTAACAACCTGGAAGTCTTGGCATGGTCCCTGGCCCTCAGTGAATGTTGGATCCATTGTGACTATTACAGAGCCTGACTAACCCCAACCTGCCAG
This genomic stretch from Perognathus longimembris pacificus isolate PPM17 chromosome 23, ASM2315922v1, whole genome shotgun sequence harbors:
- the Npw gene encoding neuropeptide W — its product is MHSSSQWSLKSSSSQRPIQRELLAAGPPSSLPIHPSPSAFPEPPQLLWGREGRGYATATVNSRTTGVATLLLPVLLPDPAAQIQTARFQALPAGGHPRRSALAPILGVRGPWPGAPRSRLLLALLLLLLLLLPGHTGAWYKHVASPRYHTVGRAAGLLMGLRRSPYMWRRELRQATGPLAWDTLATVPAARSALPLLPSRAQELWEARRRRSGAELAVLASRSPHTPERRRELWQAGPLPRDLDEVGQSPRRGIHRPALVPAQSAFARPLSDSGTALKASSTCSTPVPDPGASASRMHSAPLPPSPTAWSINSASFSLPRVTLFLCTLGLASGPT